From one Takifugu rubripes chromosome 14, fTakRub1.2, whole genome shotgun sequence genomic stretch:
- the ctsf gene encoding cathepsin F, which translates to MVGFHVCPVSLILLLAIAAGLGEVYGLGEDLGRPLFEPPGSPMRLQESDPGLLKALKFAEERYNRGSNAMHLRKVSRLVSATRQLVKGLRYTITAELSNTQCKKSTMLRTCDFYPESQKLKTEVCLFEVWDIPWQGTSSLLSQKCQPKVELQQEETNEVTEASTRQPLKESVELLGLFKEFMTKYNKVYSSQEEADRRLQIFKENLKTAEKIQSLDEGSAEYGVTKFSDLTEEEFRLTYLNPLLSQWTLRRPMKPASPARSPAPASWDWRDHGAVSPVKNQGLCGSCWAFSVTGNIEGQWFLKHGKLLSLSEQELVDCDGLDHACRGGLPSNAYEAIEGLGGLEAENDYTYSGHKQKCSFATEKVAAYINSSVELPSDENEMAAWLAENGPVSVALNAFAMQFYKKGVSHPWMILCNPWMIDHAVLLVGYGERNGIPFWAIKNSWGEDYGEEGYYYLYKGSNACGINKMGSSAVIN; encoded by the exons ATGGTCGGATTCCACGTTTGTCCGGTGTCTTTAATCCTTTTACTGGCTATCGCCGCCGGGCTCGGTGAGGTATACGGGCTCGGTGAGGACCTCGGCCGGCCTTTGTTTGAGCCTCCGGGATCTCCtatgaggctgcaggagtcggATCCCGGCCTCCTAAAGGCCCTTAAATTCGCTGAGGAGCGCTACAACCGGGGCTCCAACGCAATGCATCTCCGCAAAGTCAGTCGGCTCGTCTCCGCCACCAGACAG cttgTAAAAGGACTCCGCTACACTATAACTGCAGAGCTGAGTAACACTCAGTGCAAGAAGTCCACCATGCTCCGGACATGTGACTTTTATCCAGAATCACAGAAACTAAAG ACGGAGGTGTGTTTGTTCGAAGTGTGGGACATTCCCTGGCAGGGCACTTCATCCCTGCTCAGTCAGAAGTGCCAACCTAAAG TGGaacttcaacaggaagaaaccaacGAGGTGACCGAAGCGTCCACAAGGCAACCCCTGAAG GAGTCTGTGGAGCTGTTGGGCCTTTTCAAAGAATTCATGACGAAATACAATAAAGTCTACAGCAGCCAGGAGG AGGCGGACCGTCGTTTACAGATCTTCAAAGAGAACCTGAAGACAGCGGAGAAGATCCAGTCACTCGACGAAGGCTCGGCTGAGTATGGGGTCACCAAGTTTAGTGACCTAActg aGGAGGAGTTTCGTCTTACATACCTGAACCCACTTCTCAGTCAGTGGACTCTTCGTCGGCCAATGAAACCAGCCTCTCCGgccagaagccccgcccctgcCAGCTGGGACTGGCGGGATCACGGAGCTGTCAGCCCTGTTAAGAACCAG GGTCTGTGTGGATCCTGCTGGGCATTTTCCGTGACAGGAAACATCGAAGGCCAGTGGTTCCTGAAACACGGGAAATTGTTGTCCTTGTCTGAACAAG AGCTGGTTGACTGTGATGGGCTGGACCATGCCTGCAGAGGTGGACTACCATCAAACGCTTATGAAGCCATTGAGGGCCTCG GTGGTCTGGAAGCAGAGAACGACTATACCTACAGTGGGCACAAGCAAAAGTGTAGTTTCGCTACTGAGAAGGTGGCGGCCTACATCAACAGCTCAGTGGAGCTGCCCTCGGACGAGAACG AAATGGCTGCCTGGTTGGCTGAGAATGGACCCGTCTCTGTTGCCCTGAATGCCTTTGCGATGCAG tTCTACAAGAAAGGCGTTTCTCACCCCTGGATGATCTTATGCAACCCCTGGATGATTGACCACGCTGTGCTGCTTGTGGGATACGGAGAAC GAAATGGCATTCCATTTTGGGCCATCAAAAACAGCTGGGGAGAGGATTATGGAGAGGAG